AATACAATATTGTTTATGTCGAGGGGATGAATGAAAACGGTACTCTCAATAATGATGCACCGAATGCATTCAACGATCGCCGGATAGTAATTGAATTTAACAATGGTGTGCCGAGAATCGTCAATCAATGGCAAGCCACCACAGAACCCGGCAGTCACTATACATACACTCCCATGAATCCTGCCGGCGCTGCTAGAATCAAGTTTGGACAGTATAAATCTTGGTCTGTCGGGATGCATGGCAATAGCGATCGCCACGAAGCATTGATTCAAGTCACACCCATTACCGTTCACCGTGATTTCAACAAGGATTTCAAACGTATTGGTGATAAAACAGACACAGGCTTGTTTGCAGTTAACCAACACTGGGGCTACGATGCGCCCCAAAACGATATTAAAAATGCCAGCGCAGGTTGCTTGGTAGGAAGGATGCGTCAAGGACATCGGGAATTTATGGCACTGATTAAACAAGACCGCCGCTATACCCGCAATCCTGGTTACGTTTTTTACACAACCATTATCCCTGGAGACGATTTAGTTAAGATGTTCCCTGGATAAATCAATTTGCCATTAAGGGGAAGCAAGCAGGAAACAAACGCTTTTATCTTTATTATCCCTTTCCTCTTCCCCCGCTTCATGTAACAATCATTCATGAAGAAATATAAAAATGAAGCTCAGGAGAACAGGGGATTATGGATGTGAGTTTGATTGTCTCTAACATCTTAAATCCACCTGTTTTGGCGTTTTTTCTGGGAATGTTGGCAGTTTTTCTGAAGTCAGATTTAGAAATTCCTCCCCCTCTACCAAAATTATTTTCCCTATACCTGTTATTTGCCATTGGTTTTAAGGGTGGGGTGGAATTGGTGAAAAGTGGTATCACCCAAGAAGTGATTTTGACTTTAGGGGCTGCCATTATCATGGCTTGTATAGTGCCACTGTACAGCTTTTTTATTCTGCGAACCAAACTCGATGCTTATAATTCTGCCGCGATCGCCGCTACCTATGGTTCAATTAGTGCTGTAACTTTTATTACTGCTGGTTCCTTCCTCAGTCAGTTAGGTATTAACTTCGACGGCTATATGGTAGCAGCCCTTGCCTTGATGGAATCACCAGCAATTATTGTCGGCTTAATTCTCGTCAATCTCTTCGCTACAAACTCAGATAATCGCGAGTTCTCATGGTCAGAAGTAATACGGGAAGCCTGCCTAAATAGCTCAGTATTTTTACTAGTAGGTAGTGTGATCATGGGAGTTCTCACAGGTGAACATGGTTGGCAAGTTCTGAAACCCTTCACCCAAGATAACTTCTATGGGGTGTTAACTTTCTTTCTCTTAGATATGGGACTTGTCGCGGCTAAAAGAATTAAAGATTTACAAAAAACAGGTATTTTTCTCATCGCCTTTGCCATACTAATGCCCATCCTCAATGCTGGAATTGGTTTAGGTATTGCGAAATTAATTGGTATGTCCCAAGGAGATGGTTTACTTTTCTGCGTACTCTGTGCAAG
The Calothrix sp. 336/3 DNA segment above includes these coding regions:
- a CDS encoding peptidoglycan-binding protein, whose product is MKLQEVLEKKNQLGYDAIAKDVDLSKQIQSQLVNLNLLQPPVDGKFGPTSIAALKEFQELVKASEQEFLGPITAKQLLEMKQEMLPKPSVNLGNDLGSRIIKYMMAKNYRVFTEPKEYNIVYVEGMNENGTLNNDAPNAFNDRRIVIEFNNGVPRIVNQWQATTEPGSHYTYTPMNPAGAARIKFGQYKSWSVGMHGNSDRHEALIQVTPITVHRDFNKDFKRIGDKTDTGLFAVNQHWGYDAPQNDIKNASAGCLVGRMRQGHREFMALIKQDRRYTRNPGYVFYTTIIPGDDLVKMFPG
- a CDS encoding sodium-dependent bicarbonate transport family permease; the protein is MDVSLIVSNILNPPVLAFFLGMLAVFLKSDLEIPPPLPKLFSLYLLFAIGFKGGVELVKSGITQEVILTLGAAIIMACIVPLYSFFILRTKLDAYNSAAIAATYGSISAVTFITAGSFLSQLGINFDGYMVAALALMESPAIIVGLILVNLFATNSDNREFSWSEVIREACLNSSVFLLVGSVIMGVLTGEHGWQVLKPFTQDNFYGVLTFFLLDMGLVAAKRIKDLQKTGIFLIAFAILMPILNAGIGLGIAKLIGMSQGDGLLFCVLCASASYIAVPAAMRLTVPEANPSLYVSTALAVTFPFNIIVGIPLYLYGIHLFWV